A portion of the Streptomyces sp. NBC_00376 genome contains these proteins:
- a CDS encoding Bax inhibitor-1/YccA family protein encodes MRSSNPVFSRRGFSRDNGYAGFNAAPQAGAPAAGANPYAQGTAANPYATNPYAQPDAQYGAPQAPARTGAMTIDDVVTRTAITLGTVVLGAVLAWALLPVDEANLGKSYGIAIGAALVAFVLSLVQSFKRRPVPALIVSYAAFEGVFLGVISSAVSTYIGPGVVMQAVMGTMCVFAGVLLAYKMRWIRVTRRFYGFVMAAAIGFMLLMVVNLLFAVFGGGDGLGFRSGGLGILFGVIGIILGACFLALDFKQVEDGIAYGAPREESWLAAFGLTMTLVWIYLEMLRLLSILSGDD; translated from the coding sequence ATGAGGAGCAGCAACCCGGTCTTCTCGCGACGGGGCTTCAGCCGCGACAACGGATACGCGGGCTTCAACGCGGCGCCGCAGGCCGGGGCCCCCGCAGCGGGTGCCAACCCGTACGCGCAGGGCACCGCCGCGAACCCGTACGCCACCAACCCCTACGCCCAGCCGGACGCCCAGTACGGCGCCCCGCAGGCACCGGCGCGCACCGGCGCGATGACGATCGACGACGTCGTCACGCGCACCGCGATCACGCTGGGCACCGTGGTGCTCGGCGCCGTGCTCGCCTGGGCGCTGCTGCCGGTCGACGAGGCGAACCTCGGCAAGTCGTACGGCATCGCGATCGGCGCCGCCCTGGTGGCGTTCGTCCTGTCGCTCGTCCAGTCCTTCAAGCGCAGGCCGGTGCCGGCGCTGATCGTCTCGTACGCGGCCTTCGAGGGTGTCTTCCTCGGAGTGATCTCCAGCGCGGTCAGCACGTACATCGGACCCGGCGTCGTGATGCAGGCGGTGATGGGCACCATGTGTGTCTTCGCCGGTGTGCTGCTCGCGTACAAGATGCGCTGGATCCGTGTCACCCGGCGCTTCTACGGCTTCGTGATGGCCGCCGCCATCGGCTTCATGCTCCTGATGGTGGTCAACCTGCTGTTCGCCGTCTTCGGCGGCGGTGACGGCCTGGGCTTCCGCAGCGGTGGCCTCGGCATCCTCTTCGGTGTCATCGGGATCATCCTCGGCGCGTGCTTCCTGGCCCTGGACTTCAAGCAGGTCGAGGACGGCATCGCCTACGGCGCGCCCCGCGAGGAGTCCTGGCTGGCGGCCTTCGGCCTCACCATGACCCTGGTGTGGATCTACCTGGAGATGCTGCGTCTGCTCTCCATCCTCAGCGGCGACGACTGA
- a CDS encoding acetyl-CoA C-acetyltransferase has product MPEAVIVSAARSPIGRAFKGSLKDLRADDLTATIIQTALAKVPELDPKDIDDLMLGCGLPGGEQGNNLGRIIAVQMGMDHLPGCTITRYCSSSLQTSRMALHAIKAGEGDVFVSAGVEMVSRFSKGNSDNWPDTHNPLFADAEARTAARAERGGDDWHDPREDGVVPDAYIAMGQTAENLARLKGVTRQDMDEFGVRSQNLAEEALKNGFWEREITPVTTPDGTVVSKDDGPRAGVTLEGVQGLKPVFRPDGLVTAGNCCPLNDGAAALVIMSDTKARELGLTPLARIVSTGVSGLSPEIMGYGPVEASRQALKRAGLTVDDIDLAEINEAFAAQVIPSYRDLGLPLEKVNVNGGAIAVGHPFGMTGARITGTLINSLQFHDKQFGLETMCVGGGQGMAMVIERLS; this is encoded by the coding sequence ATGCCCGAAGCCGTGATCGTCTCTGCAGCCCGTTCCCCCATCGGCCGGGCCTTCAAGGGCTCGCTCAAGGACCTGCGCGCGGACGACCTGACCGCCACGATCATCCAGACCGCGCTGGCCAAGGTTCCCGAGCTGGACCCGAAGGACATCGACGACCTGATGCTCGGCTGCGGCCTCCCCGGCGGCGAGCAGGGCAACAACCTGGGCCGCATCATCGCCGTGCAGATGGGCATGGACCACCTTCCCGGATGCACGATCACCCGCTACTGCTCGTCCTCTCTCCAGACCAGCCGGATGGCGCTGCACGCCATCAAGGCCGGCGAGGGCGACGTCTTCGTCTCGGCCGGTGTCGAGATGGTGTCCCGCTTCTCGAAGGGCAACTCCGACAACTGGCCGGACACGCACAACCCGCTGTTCGCCGACGCCGAGGCCCGCACCGCGGCCCGCGCCGAGCGGGGCGGCGACGACTGGCACGACCCGCGCGAGGACGGCGTCGTCCCGGACGCATACATCGCGATGGGGCAGACCGCGGAGAACCTGGCCCGGCTCAAGGGCGTCACCCGCCAGGACATGGACGAGTTCGGCGTCCGCTCGCAGAACCTCGCCGAGGAAGCCCTCAAGAACGGCTTCTGGGAGCGCGAGATCACCCCGGTCACCACCCCGGACGGCACGGTCGTCTCGAAGGACGACGGCCCGCGCGCGGGCGTCACCCTGGAGGGCGTGCAGGGCCTGAAGCCGGTGTTCCGCCCCGACGGCCTGGTCACCGCGGGCAACTGCTGCCCGCTCAACGACGGCGCCGCCGCCCTCGTGATCATGTCCGACACCAAGGCGCGCGAGCTGGGCCTGACCCCGCTGGCCCGGATCGTCTCGACCGGCGTCTCCGGTCTCTCCCCCGAGATCATGGGATACGGGCCGGTGGAGGCCAGCAGGCAGGCGCTGAAGCGGGCCGGGCTGACCGTCGACGACATCGACCTGGCCGAGATCAACGAGGCGTTCGCCGCCCAGGTGATCCCCTCCTACCGCGACCTCGGCCTGCCGCTGGAGAAGGTCAACGTCAACGGCGGCGCGATCGCCGTCGGCCACCCCTTCGGCATGACCGGCGCCCGGATCACCGGCACGCTGATCAACAGCCTGCAGTTCCACGACAAGCAGTTCGGCCTGGAGACCATGTGCGTCGGCGGCGGCCAGGGCATGGCGATGGTCATCGAGCGGCTGAGCTGA
- a CDS encoding SGNH/GDSL hydrolase family protein, which produces MARRIAAGAAYGGGSIGLLGAAAVGVLLAEVQLAKRQVGGGIAPVPPSADGRYGVAFAGPAEPLRLGLLGDSTAAGQGVRRAGQTPGALLASGLAAVSERPVDLRNVAQPGAQSDDLERQVSLLLADTSRPPDVCVIMIGANDVTHRIPATQSVRCLTTAVRRLRTAGAEVVVGTCPDLGTIEPVYQPLRWLARRVSRQLAAAQTIGSVEQGGRTVSLGDLLGPEFEANPRELFGPDNYHPSAEGYATAAMAVLPTLCAALGLWPESERLDGARRADMLPVAKAASQAAKEAGTEVTGARAPWALLKQRRRRRLPTATEPHPQPEPHGEPRDLPAGPPAGPRLVERPAEQPADRPPVD; this is translated from the coding sequence GTGGCACGGCGGATCGCGGCGGGCGCGGCCTACGGCGGCGGCAGCATCGGATTGCTCGGTGCGGCGGCGGTGGGCGTCCTGCTGGCGGAGGTCCAGCTGGCGAAACGGCAGGTGGGCGGCGGGATCGCCCCGGTTCCGCCGAGCGCGGACGGGCGGTACGGGGTGGCGTTCGCCGGTCCCGCGGAACCGTTGCGGCTGGGGTTGCTGGGTGACTCGACGGCGGCCGGGCAGGGGGTGCGCCGGGCCGGGCAGACCCCGGGGGCGCTGCTCGCCTCGGGGCTCGCGGCGGTGTCGGAACGGCCGGTGGATCTGCGCAATGTGGCGCAGCCGGGCGCCCAGTCGGACGATCTGGAGCGGCAGGTCTCGCTGCTGCTCGCCGACACCTCCCGTCCGCCGGACGTCTGCGTGATCATGATCGGTGCGAACGATGTGACGCACCGGATCCCGGCCACCCAGTCGGTGCGCTGCCTGACCACCGCCGTGCGCAGGCTGCGCACGGCGGGCGCGGAGGTGGTGGTCGGCACCTGCCCGGACCTGGGCACCATCGAGCCGGTCTACCAGCCGCTGCGCTGGCTGGCCCGGCGGGTGAGCCGGCAGCTGGCGGCGGCGCAGACGATCGGCTCGGTGGAGCAGGGCGGGCGCACGGTGTCGCTGGGCGATCTGCTCGGTCCGGAGTTCGAGGCCAACCCGCGGGAGCTGTTCGGGCCGGACAACTACCACCCGTCGGCCGAGGGGTACGCCACGGCGGCGATGGCGGTGCTGCCCACGCTCTGCGCGGCGCTGGGGCTGTGGCCGGAGTCCGAACGGCTGGACGGGGCCCGGCGCGCGGACATGCTGCCGGTGGCCAAGGCGGCCTCCCAGGCGGCCAAGGAGGCCGGTACGGAGGTCACCGGGGCCCGGGCGCCGTGGGCGCTCCTCAAGCAGCGCAGGCGGCGGCGTCTGCCCACGGCCACGGAGCCCCACCCGCAGCCGGAACCGCACGGGGAACCACGCGATCTACCGGCTGGTCCACCGGCCGGTCCCAGGCTTGTCGAGCGGCCGGCCGAGCAGCCTGCCGACCGGCCACCAGTCGACTGA
- a CDS encoding cystathionine beta-synthase — MQFHDSMISLVGNTPLVRLRSVTAGIQATVLAKVEYFNPGGSVKDRIALRMIEAAEQSGELEPGGTIVEPTSGNTGVGLAIVAQQKGYKCIFVCPDKVSLDKINVLRAYGAEVVVCPTAVDPEHPDSYYNVSDRLVRETPGAWKPDQYSNPNNPRSHYETTGPELWEQTDGKITHFVAGVGTGGTISGTGRYLKEISGGSVKVVGADPEGSVYSGGSGRPYLVEGVGEDFWPSAYDRTVTDEIVAVSDKDSFQMTRRLAKEEGLLVGGSCGMAVVAALEVASRLGPDDVVVVLLPDSGRGYLSKIFNDEWMADYGFLEDTGPSARVADVLDHKAGPIPTLVHMHPEETVGEAIDVLREYGVSQMPIVKPGAGHPDVMAAEVIGSVVERELLNALFAQRASLSDPLEKHMSPPLPQVGSGEPVEDLMAVLGGTNTADAAIVLVEGKPKGVVSRQDLLAFLAKDATAGKP; from the coding sequence GTGCAATTCCACGATTCGATGATCAGTCTCGTAGGCAATACCCCGCTGGTGAGGCTGCGCAGTGTGACGGCCGGCATCCAGGCGACGGTCCTGGCCAAGGTCGAGTACTTCAACCCCGGCGGTTCGGTCAAGGACCGCATCGCCCTGAGGATGATCGAGGCCGCGGAGCAGAGCGGCGAGCTCGAGCCCGGCGGCACGATCGTCGAGCCGACCAGTGGCAACACCGGCGTCGGCCTGGCGATCGTCGCCCAGCAGAAGGGGTACAAGTGCATCTTCGTCTGCCCGGACAAGGTGTCCCTGGACAAGATCAATGTGCTGCGCGCCTACGGTGCCGAGGTCGTCGTCTGCCCGACGGCCGTTGACCCCGAGCACCCGGACTCCTACTACAACGTCTCCGACCGTCTGGTCCGCGAGACGCCGGGGGCCTGGAAGCCGGACCAGTACTCCAACCCCAACAACCCGCGTTCCCACTACGAGACCACTGGTCCCGAGCTGTGGGAGCAGACGGACGGGAAGATCACCCACTTCGTCGCGGGGGTCGGAACCGGCGGCACGATCAGCGGCACCGGCCGCTATCTGAAGGAGATCAGCGGCGGATCGGTGAAGGTGGTCGGCGCGGACCCGGAAGGCTCGGTCTACTCCGGCGGCTCCGGGCGCCCCTACCTCGTCGAGGGCGTCGGCGAGGACTTCTGGCCGAGCGCCTACGACCGTACGGTCACGGACGAGATCGTCGCCGTGTCCGACAAGGACTCCTTCCAGATGACCCGCCGCCTCGCCAAGGAGGAGGGGCTGCTGGTCGGCGGCTCCTGCGGCATGGCGGTCGTCGCCGCCCTGGAGGTCGCGAGCCGCCTGGGCCCGGACGACGTGGTCGTCGTCCTGCTGCCCGACAGCGGCCGCGGCTACCTCAGCAAGATCTTCAACGACGAGTGGATGGCCGACTACGGCTTCCTGGAGGACACCGGCCCGTCCGCGCGCGTCGCCGATGTGCTCGACCACAAGGCCGGTCCGATCCCGACCCTCGTCCACATGCACCCGGAGGAGACCGTCGGCGAGGCGATCGACGTGCTGCGCGAGTACGGCGTCTCGCAGATGCCGATCGTGAAGCCGGGCGCCGGCCACCCGGACGTGATGGCCGCCGAGGTCATCGGTTCGGTGGTGGAGCGGGAGCTGCTCAACGCGCTCTTCGCCCAGCGCGCCTCGCTCTCCGACCCGCTGGAGAAGCACATGTCGCCGCCGCTGCCGCAGGTCGGCTCCGGCGAACCGGTCGAGGACCTGATGGCCGTGCTCGGCGGCACGAACACCGCGGACGCGGCGATCGTGCTGGTGGAGGGCAAGCCGAAGGGCGTGGTCAGCCGCCAGGACCTGCTGGCGTTCCTCGCCAAGGACGCGACGGCCGGCAAGCCGTAG
- a CDS encoding helix-turn-helix transcriptional regulator, protein MEADLGDFLRSRRARIQPEDVGLQAYGRRRVPGLRREEVAQLAGVSVDYYIRLEQGRGPSVSDAVLDAIARVLRLDETEHTYLRTVARPRAGASAPASSQRVRPGLRLVLDSLAGAPAFILGRRMDVLAWNALGDAVVGFSRMPAAERNMPRQVFLEPAARELYPDWAAVAAETVAYLRLDAGLHPNDRQLATLVGELSLKSEDFRRLWADHQVKSKTGGVKRINHAVAGELVLPYETLGAAGDPGQSLVVYTPEPGSETAERIALLASRAAAPAPAG, encoded by the coding sequence ATGGAAGCTGACCTGGGGGATTTCCTCCGCTCACGCCGCGCCCGTATCCAGCCCGAGGACGTGGGGCTCCAGGCGTACGGCCGGCGGCGCGTGCCGGGACTGCGGCGCGAGGAGGTGGCGCAGCTCGCCGGGGTGAGCGTCGACTACTACATCCGGCTGGAGCAGGGGCGCGGCCCGAGCGTCTCGGACGCGGTGCTCGACGCGATAGCCCGGGTGCTGCGGCTGGACGAGACGGAGCACACGTACCTGCGTACGGTGGCACGCCCCAGGGCCGGCGCCTCGGCTCCGGCCTCCTCCCAGCGGGTGCGTCCGGGGCTGCGCCTGGTGCTGGACTCGCTGGCCGGTGCCCCGGCGTTCATCCTGGGGCGCCGGATGGACGTGCTGGCCTGGAACGCGCTGGGGGACGCCGTCGTCGGCTTCTCCCGGATGCCCGCCGCCGAGCGCAACATGCCGCGCCAGGTGTTCCTGGAGCCGGCGGCGCGGGAGCTGTACCCGGACTGGGCGGCGGTGGCGGCGGAGACGGTCGCGTATCTGCGGCTGGACGCGGGGCTGCACCCCAATGACCGGCAACTGGCCACACTGGTGGGTGAGTTGTCCTTGAAGAGCGAGGACTTCCGCCGGCTGTGGGCGGACCATCAGGTGAAGTCGAAGACCGGTGGCGTCAAGCGCATCAACCACGCGGTCGCGGGTGAGCTGGTCCTGCCGTACGAGACGCTCGGCGCGGCCGGCGATCCCGGTCAGTCCCTGGTGGTCTACACCCCGGAGCCCGGCAGCGAGACCGCCGAACGCATCGCGCTGCTGGCGAGCCGGGCGGCCGCACCGGCACCGGCCGGCTGA
- a CDS encoding SDR family oxidoreductase, producing the protein MSYTTLAGRTAVITGAASGMGSATARLLAAQGVRVALLARRAERLEELAAAIKEAGGEALAVATDVTDQASVDAAAELVHSTFGQVDLVVNAAGVMLPNPVDEGRTDEWQRMIDTNVTGALRIIRAFTADLVAAAAEGRTADLVNISSIGAHIMFPNYAVYGATKAALTYLSTSLRTEFGPRDVRVTNIEPGLTDTELAGHVDNAELSGQLDGMFDALGGLSSDEIADLIAYATSRARHINLRQLVVQPTRQA; encoded by the coding sequence ATGTCGTACACGACTCTCGCAGGCCGCACCGCCGTCATCACCGGAGCCGCCAGCGGCATGGGCAGCGCGACCGCCCGGCTGCTCGCCGCCCAGGGAGTCAGGGTCGCCCTGCTGGCCCGGCGCGCGGAGCGGCTGGAGGAGCTGGCCGCCGCGATCAAGGAGGCGGGCGGCGAGGCGCTCGCCGTCGCCACCGACGTCACCGACCAGGCGTCCGTCGACGCCGCGGCCGAGCTGGTGCACAGCACCTTCGGCCAGGTGGACCTGGTGGTCAACGCGGCCGGTGTGATGCTGCCGAACCCGGTGGACGAGGGCCGGACCGACGAGTGGCAGCGGATGATCGACACCAATGTGACGGGCGCCCTGCGGATCATCCGGGCCTTCACGGCCGACCTGGTGGCGGCGGCCGCCGAGGGCCGCACCGCGGACCTGGTCAACATCTCGTCCATCGGCGCGCACATCATGTTCCCCAACTACGCCGTGTACGGGGCGACGAAGGCGGCGCTGACGTACCTGTCCACGTCGCTGCGCACCGAGTTCGGGCCGCGTGACGTCCGCGTCACGAACATCGAGCCGGGCCTCACGGACACGGAGCTGGCCGGCCACGTCGACAACGCCGAGCTGAGCGGCCAGCTCGACGGCATGTTCGACGCGCTCGGCGGGCTCTCCAGCGACGAGATCGCCGACCTGATCGCCTACGCGACCAGCCGGGCGCGCCACATCAACCTGCGCCAGCTGGTCGTGCAGCCCACCCGCCAGGCGTAG
- a CDS encoding MurR/RpiR family transcriptional regulator yields MSGSSPAARLQQLFEGRRLTPTQRRIAHSMVRRAGDVPFLSSVELAELAGVSQPSVTRFAVALGFDGYPALRKHLREVAPAEPVSVAGGGDDVYNEYQQAVLGEIENLRHLAELLADPGPVERAGRLLAASRPLLVLGLRAASSQARGFGYFAAKVHPDVRVLDEGGSMLRDRIDAARRAGGSALICFALPRHPKEVVDALAYAQEQGMTVVSVADSAFAPVAKYSDLLIPAAVGTGLAFDTACAPMLLGRVLLEAMCDDLPDAQAWLEEFDARAARGLFVE; encoded by the coding sequence ATGAGCGGGAGCAGCCCGGCTGCGCGGTTGCAGCAGCTCTTCGAGGGGCGCCGGCTCACACCCACCCAGCGGCGCATCGCGCACTCGATGGTGCGCAGGGCCGGGGACGTCCCGTTCCTGTCGAGCGTGGAGCTGGCCGAGCTCGCCGGGGTCAGCCAGCCGTCCGTCACCCGGTTCGCCGTGGCGCTCGGCTTCGACGGCTACCCGGCGCTCCGCAAGCACCTGCGGGAGGTCGCACCCGCCGAGCCCGTGTCCGTGGCCGGGGGCGGGGACGACGTGTACAACGAGTACCAGCAGGCGGTGCTCGGCGAGATCGAGAATCTGCGGCACCTGGCCGAACTGCTCGCCGACCCCGGGCCCGTCGAGCGGGCGGGCAGGCTGCTGGCGGCCTCGCGGCCGCTGCTGGTGCTCGGGCTGCGGGCCGCCTCCTCGCAGGCGCGCGGCTTCGGTTACTTCGCGGCCAAGGTCCACCCCGATGTCCGGGTGCTCGACGAGGGCGGCAGCATGCTGCGCGACCGGATCGACGCCGCACGCCGGGCGGGTGGCTCCGCGCTGATCTGCTTCGCGCTGCCCCGGCACCCGAAGGAGGTCGTGGACGCGCTCGCGTACGCGCAGGAGCAGGGGATGACCGTCGTGTCGGTGGCGGACTCCGCGTTCGCGCCCGTCGCCAAGTACAGCGATCTGCTGATCCCGGCCGCCGTCGGCACCGGGCTCGCCTTCGACACGGCGTGCGCGCCGATGCTGCTGGGGCGGGTGCTGCTGGAGGCGATGTGCGACGACCTGCCCGACGCGCAGGCATGGCTGGAGGAGTTCGACGCGAGGGCGGCGCGGGGGCTGTTCGTGGAGTGA
- a CDS encoding roadblock/LC7 domain-containing protein → MAPDAEAEAQARDVLAELRRLRTRVPLLSGALVAGTDGLVLAHDTPDVEPERVGALTAAALGVATRMAEATGRGGFGELLVRGESGCVASYAAGPSAVLTLLAEDRVDVGALHIEGRLAGARIGELIDAASRRAARPAPPSLTSQQRPRSQPPQPSQQQLPHPGPQPPRS, encoded by the coding sequence ATGGCGCCCGACGCGGAAGCCGAAGCGCAGGCGCGGGACGTCCTGGCCGAGCTACGGCGATTACGGACCCGGGTCCCGCTCCTGTCCGGCGCCCTGGTCGCCGGCACCGACGGGCTCGTCCTGGCCCACGACACCCCGGACGTGGAGCCGGAGCGCGTCGGCGCGCTGACCGCGGCCGCGCTCGGCGTCGCGACGCGGATGGCGGAGGCGACCGGCCGGGGCGGCTTCGGTGAACTTCTCGTACGGGGCGAGTCCGGCTGCGTCGCGTCGTACGCCGCAGGGCCCTCGGCCGTCCTCACGCTGCTGGCCGAGGACCGGGTCGACGTCGGGGCACTCCACATCGAGGGCCGCCTCGCGGGCGCCCGCATCGGCGAGCTGATCGACGCCGCATCGCGCCGCGCCGCCCGACCGGCACCCCCGTCCCTCACCTCCCAGCAACGACCCCGGTCACAGCCCCCGCAACCGTCCCAGCAGCAACTCCCGCACCCCGGCCCGCAGCCGCCCCGCTCCTGA
- the hutU gene encoding urocanate hydratase, with amino-acid sequence MAGPRPVRAPRGTELSALGWQQEAALRMLQNNLDPEVAEHPDKLVVYGGTGKAARDWRSFDAMVRTLRTLKQDETMLVQSGRPVGVMQTHEWAPRVLIANSNLVGDWANWEEFRRLEALGLTMYGQMTAGSWIYIGTQGILQGTYETFAAVAAKKFNGTLAGTITLTAGLGGMGGAQPLAVTMNDGVAICIDCDPRAIERRIEHRYLDVRADSLEHALQLATEARDARRPLSIGLLGNAAELLPRMLVEGAPIDIVTDQTSAHDPLSYLPLGLDFDDMASYAAEKPADFTQRARESMAKHVEAMVGFMDAGAEVFDYGNSIRGEARLAGYDRAFDFPGFVPAYIRPLFCEGKGPFRWAALSGEASDIHRTDKAMLELFPENESLHRWIRMAGERVHFQGLPARICWLGYGERDRAGERFNDMVASGELAAPLAIGRDHLDCGSVASPYRETEAMLDGSDAIADWPLLNAMVNVASGASWVSIHHGGGVGMGRSIHAGQVTVADGTKLAGEKIRRVLTNDPGMGVIRHVDAGYDIAESVAADKGVRVPMTEDGQ; translated from the coding sequence ATGGCAGGACCCCGCCCAGTTCGGGCACCGCGCGGTACGGAACTCAGCGCCCTGGGATGGCAGCAGGAGGCCGCCCTGCGCATGCTCCAGAACAACCTCGACCCCGAGGTCGCCGAGCACCCCGACAAGCTCGTCGTCTACGGCGGCACCGGCAAGGCGGCCCGCGACTGGCGCTCCTTCGACGCGATGGTGCGCACGCTGCGGACGCTCAAGCAGGACGAGACGATGCTCGTCCAGTCCGGCCGCCCGGTCGGCGTCATGCAGACGCACGAGTGGGCGCCGCGCGTCCTGATCGCCAACTCCAACCTGGTCGGCGACTGGGCGAACTGGGAGGAGTTCCGCCGCCTGGAGGCGCTCGGGCTCACCATGTACGGCCAGATGACCGCCGGATCGTGGATCTACATCGGCACGCAGGGCATCCTCCAGGGCACGTACGAGACGTTCGCGGCGGTGGCGGCCAAGAAGTTCAACGGCACCCTCGCCGGCACGATCACCCTGACCGCCGGACTCGGCGGCATGGGCGGCGCCCAGCCGCTCGCCGTGACCATGAACGACGGCGTCGCGATCTGCATCGACTGCGACCCGCGCGCCATCGAGCGCCGGATCGAGCACCGCTACCTGGACGTGCGCGCCGACTCCCTGGAGCACGCGCTCCAGCTGGCCACCGAGGCGCGGGACGCCCGCCGTCCGCTCTCCATCGGCCTGCTCGGCAACGCGGCGGAGCTGCTGCCCCGGATGCTCGTCGAGGGCGCCCCGATCGACATCGTCACCGACCAGACCAGCGCGCACGACCCGCTGTCGTACCTCCCGCTCGGTCTCGACTTCGACGACATGGCCTCGTACGCCGCCGAGAAGCCCGCCGACTTCACGCAGCGCGCCCGGGAGTCGATGGCCAAGCACGTCGAGGCGATGGTCGGCTTCATGGACGCCGGGGCCGAGGTCTTCGACTACGGCAACTCCATCCGCGGCGAGGCCCGGCTCGCGGGCTACGACCGGGCGTTCGACTTCCCCGGCTTCGTGCCCGCGTACATCCGGCCGCTGTTCTGCGAGGGCAAGGGCCCGTTCCGCTGGGCGGCCCTGTCGGGTGAGGCCTCCGACATCCACAGGACCGACAAGGCGATGCTGGAGCTCTTCCCGGAGAACGAGTCGCTGCACCGCTGGATCAGGATGGCCGGCGAGCGCGTCCACTTCCAGGGGCTGCCCGCCCGGATCTGCTGGCTCGGCTACGGCGAGCGCGACCGGGCCGGTGAGCGGTTCAACGACATGGTGGCGAGCGGTGAGCTGGCCGCCCCGCTGGCCATCGGGCGCGACCACCTGGACTGCGGCTCCGTGGCCTCCCCGTACCGGGAGACCGAGGCCATGCTCGACGGATCCGACGCGATCGCCGACTGGCCGCTGCTCAACGCCATGGTCAACGTGGCGTCCGGCGCCTCGTGGGTCTCCATCCACCACGGCGGCGGCGTGGGCATGGGCCGCTCCATCCACGCCGGGCAGGTGACCGTCGCAGACGGTACGAAGCTGGCGGGCGAGAAGATCCGCCGGGTGCTCACCAACGACCCGGGCATGGGCGTCATCCGGCACGTCGACGCCGGGTACGACATCGCGGAGTCCGTCGCCGCGGACAAGGGCGTGCGCGTTCCGATGACGGAGGACGGCCAGTGA
- a CDS encoding allantoate amidohydrolase, with translation MWRELLPIGRNRGSGGYRRYAWTGADVDCRAWFRAQAEARGLTYEVDRNGNQWAWLGDPLAGDAVVTGSHLDSVPDGGAFDGPLGVVSSFAALDELRRRGVEFTRPLAISSFGDEEGARFGLACVGSQLAAGRLTVEAAHRLRDDQGITLPQAMEAAGYDPDTIGPDPERLARIGAFVELHVEQGRALDLGGDPVGIASAIWPHGRWRFDFRGEANHAGTTRLADRRDPMLTYAETVLAARREAELAGALATFGKVAVEPNGVNAIPSLVRGWLDSRAADQDRLDAVVTGIERAAREHAERAGIDVDVVRESFSPVVEFEHTLRDELGKILAGRGDAGRAVPVLGTGAGHDAGILSASVPTAMLFVRNPTGVSHSPAEHAAEDDCVAGVVALADVLEGLACS, from the coding sequence ATGTGGCGGGAGCTCCTGCCCATCGGCCGGAACCGGGGCAGCGGCGGCTACCGGCGTTACGCCTGGACCGGGGCCGACGTCGACTGCCGGGCCTGGTTCCGGGCGCAGGCCGAGGCGCGCGGGCTCACCTACGAGGTGGACCGGAACGGCAACCAGTGGGCCTGGCTCGGTGACCCCCTGGCCGGGGACGCCGTCGTCACCGGCTCGCATCTCGACTCCGTACCGGACGGCGGCGCCTTCGACGGGCCGCTCGGCGTGGTCTCCTCCTTCGCCGCGCTCGACGAACTCCGCCGCAGGGGAGTGGAGTTCACCCGGCCGCTGGCCATCAGCAGCTTCGGCGACGAGGAGGGGGCCCGCTTCGGGCTCGCCTGCGTCGGCTCCCAGCTCGCCGCCGGACGGCTGACCGTCGAGGCGGCGCACCGGCTCCGCGACGACCAGGGCATCACACTGCCGCAGGCCATGGAGGCGGCCGGGTACGACCCCGACACCATCGGCCCGGACCCCGAACGGCTCGCCCGCATCGGCGCGTTCGTCGAGCTCCACGTCGAACAGGGGCGCGCCCTCGACCTCGGCGGCGACCCGGTCGGCATCGCCTCCGCGATCTGGCCGCACGGACGCTGGCGGTTCGACTTCCGGGGCGAGGCCAACCACGCGGGCACCACCCGGCTCGCCGACCGCCGCGACCCGATGCTCACGTACGCCGAGACCGTGCTCGCCGCCCGCCGGGAGGCGGAGCTGGCCGGGGCCCTCGCCACCTTCGGCAAGGTCGCCGTCGAGCCCAACGGCGTCAACGCCATCCCCTCCCTCGTCCGGGGCTGGCTCGACTCCCGCGCCGCCGACCAGGACCGCCTGGACGCCGTGGTCACCGGCATCGAACGGGCCGCCCGGGAACACGCCGAGCGGGCCGGTATCGACGTCGACGTCGTACGGGAGTCCTTCTCGCCCGTCGTGGAGTTCGAGCACACCCTGCGCGACGAGCTCGGCAAGATCCTCGCGGGCCGGGGCGACGCCGGTCGTGCCGTACCCGTCCTCGGGACCGGCGCCGGACACGACGCGGGTATTTTGTCCGCTTCGGTGCCGACCGCCATGCTGTTCGTCCGGAACCCCACCGGGGTCTCGCACTCGCCGGCCGAACACGCGGCCGAGGACGACTGCGTGGCCGGGGTGGTCGCACTCGCCGACGTACTGGAAGGTCTCGCGTGCAGCTGA